A genomic segment from Candidatus Poribacteria bacterium encodes:
- a CDS encoding MFS transporter, whose translation MRKERWSNRNFILGVANGALYQFGLAFFSPQVILPVYIATLAGMAGWSGAANSLAGLIAVIFQLGWFLPQLFVADMVQRRTYKLPIYRRAAILRVLSAISLIITLALFKARHPRMLIVVTILALGLYGVFGGISGSAFMDIVGKTIPSNRRGRFFGIRMFLGSILALIAGQFVRFIQGLDLPFPEDYLVLFSVGTVVLSSGLICFSLVSEPPGVRSESSGGIWRHLRRAPKILKSDRNYRRFMLVRLGNSVTGMSVPFFTLYAIKVLQAPPEMKGTFISILALSGIISNPIWSYVGDRFGRKPLLSFGVGILSMGPLLAIISRFIPPDLTWAPLSALKAITASDNPAHNFFCLPFILVGVGNMGYYIANLSYLLDISPEEERPTYVGLMNTATAPMMLIPMLGGYLIDMTSFEAAFAVSTIAGLITLILASKLEKPCSL comes from the coding sequence CGGAAGGAGAGATGGTCGAATCGCAACTTCATCCTTGGCGTCGCTAACGGTGCGCTTTATCAGTTCGGGCTGGCTTTTTTTAGCCCCCAGGTCATTCTGCCCGTCTATATCGCCACTCTGGCCGGGATGGCCGGCTGGAGCGGAGCGGCTAACTCGCTTGCAGGGCTGATCGCTGTCATATTTCAGCTCGGGTGGTTCCTACCCCAGCTCTTCGTGGCCGATATGGTGCAGAGGAGGACTTACAAGCTGCCGATCTACAGGCGAGCGGCGATTCTCAGGGTGCTCTCGGCGATCTCACTGATCATCACGCTCGCCCTTTTCAAGGCGAGACATCCGAGGATGCTCATCGTGGTGACGATCTTGGCCTTAGGCCTCTACGGCGTGTTCGGCGGGATATCGGGATCCGCTTTCATGGATATAGTGGGTAAAACCATCCCATCAAACAGACGCGGCAGGTTCTTCGGCATAAGGATGTTCCTGGGAAGCATCCTGGCGCTGATAGCCGGGCAGTTCGTGAGGTTCATCCAAGGGCTGGATCTCCCCTTTCCTGAGGACTACCTGGTTCTGTTCTCCGTGGGAACGGTCGTCTTGAGCTCGGGACTGATATGCTTCAGTCTCGTCAGCGAGCCGCCGGGGGTGAGAAGTGAGAGCTCAGGGGGAATATGGAGACATCTCAGACGCGCCCCCAAAATACTCAAGTCAGACCGTAATTACAGGAGGTTCATGCTCGTAAGGCTGGGCAATTCGGTGACGGGGATGTCCGTGCCGTTCTTCACGCTATATGCCATCAAGGTCCTGCAGGCACCTCCAGAGATGAAAGGGACGTTCATCTCGATTCTGGCCTTAAGCGGCATAATCTCAAACCCCATATGGAGCTATGTAGGCGATAGATTCGGGCGGAAACCGCTTTTGAGCTTCGGCGTCGGCATACTCTCGATGGGGCCGCTGCTGGCGATCATATCCAGATTCATCCCGCCTGATCTAACCTGGGCGCCCCTATCTGCCTTGAAGGCGATCACGGCCTCGGATAACCCCGCTCATAATTTCTTCTGTCTGCCCTTCATACTGGTCGGGGTGGGCAATATGGGATACTATATCGCCAATCTGAGCTATCTTCTCGACATATCGCCCGAGGAGGAGAGGCCAACATATGTCGGATTGATGAACACAGCCACGGCGCCGATGATGCTGATACCGATGTTGGGAGGATATCTGATAGATATGACCTCTTTCGAGGCGGCATTTGCCGTTTCGACGATCGCCGGATTGATCACCTTGATTCTGGCCTCCAAGCTTGAGAAACCATGCTCTTTGTAA